One Solanum lycopersicum chromosome 2, SLM_r2.1 genomic region harbors:
- the LOC138342092 gene encoding uncharacterized protein — protein MIRREGFEQQEGKRTHYSGDYGGAPPRSRSYLGRGYHPQSSRLIHASIPASEAGYAGHNSSSSVHTSQGSSSRPVVRGGNYGHSGSSHQPASRRGCFECGDMGHFVRDCPRTRRGGLHQGFQASASRAAQPPARSGAHNGRGGSHSGRGGSPSGRGGGRGGRPEAEASDAVITGIIPVCHRSATVLFDPGSTYSYVSTYFAPSLDILCESLDLPICVSTPVGDSVVVDRVYCLCTVTLMGCDTHADLKVLDMIDFDVILVVSEFSEVFPTDLPGLPPDRDIDFCIDVEPGTRPISIPPYRYYRQFVEGFSSIASPLTRLTQEEVTFPWSDECKADVVADALSRKAVSMGSLAMLQVGERPSARDVQSLANSFVRLDISESGKKELGTRVDLSTAFHPQTDGQSGRTIQVLEDMLRACVIDFGGQWDQFLPLAEFPYNNSYHSSIEMAPFEALLLRESLDKVKLIQDRLLMAQSRQKSYADRKVRDLEFMVGEKVLLKVSPMKGVMRFGKKGKLSPRYIGPFEVVERIGKVAYQLALPPGLSGVQPVFHISMLKKYHQGGDHVIQWDSVLLDQNFTYEEEPITILDRQIRNLRSKEIASVKVQWKHRPVEEATWEIEADMRSKYPHLFERSG, from the exons atgattcgacgtgagggatttgagcagcaagagggcaagaggactcattattcaggtgattatggtggtgctccgcCTAGGAGTCGGAGTTACTTGGGCAGAGGTTATCACCCCCAGTCCAGCAGACTCATTCATGCTTCTATACCAGCGTCTGAGGCTGGTTACGCTGGGCATAACTCTTCAAGCTCGGTACATACTTCgcagggttcatcttctagacctgtAGTTCGTGGAGGGAATTATGGTCATTCAGGTTCCTCTCATCAGCCTGCGTCTCGTAGGGGTTGctttgagtgtggtgatatgggacactttgtgagagactgccctaggacCAGACGTGGTGGCTTACATCAGGGATTTCAGGCTTCGGCTTCCAGGGCTgcacaacctccagctaggAGTGGTGCACAtaatggtagaggtggttctcattcaggtagaggtggttctccttctggtcgaggtggtggtcgtggag gtaggccagaggctgaggcttcagatgctgttatcacaggtattattcCGGTTTGTCATCGATCAGCTACTGTCTTATTTGATCCAGgatctacttattcttatgtgtccacatattttgctcctagtctggatatattgtgtgagtctcttgatttgccgATATGTGTTTCTACTCCTGTAGGGGATTCTGTAGTTGTAGATCGGGTGTATTGTTTATGTACTGTTACTTTGATGGGGTGTGATACTCATGCAGATTTAAAGGTCTTagatatgatagattttgatgtgattcttg tggtgagtgaattttcagaggtATTCCCGACCGATTTGCCTGGTCTTCCACCAgatcgtgatattgatttttgtattgatgtggagccaggcactcggcctatttctattcctccttatc gttattatcgacagtttgttgagggtttctcatccattgcatctccattaactagattgacacagGAGGAGGTGACTTTTCCGTGGTCTGAcgaat gcaaagcagatgttgtagcagatgccttgagtcggaaggcagtaagtatgggtagtctagccaTGTTACAGGTTGGCGAGCGTCCTTCAgctagggatgtccaatccctggccaatagctttgttagacttgatatttcagaatctggtaag aaagagttgggcactcgagtggatcttagtacagcctttcaccctcagactgatggtcaatcTGGGcggactattcaggttcttgaggatatgttgcgggcatgtgtgattgactttggtggtcagtgggaccAGTTCTTGCCTCTAGCGGAGTTtccttacaataatagttatcactcgagcattgagatggcaccatttgaggctct tttgttgagggagtccttagacaaggtcaagttgatccaagatagacttctcatggctcagaGTAGGCAAAAGAGTTACGCAGATAGGAAGGTTCGTGAtttggagtttatggttggagagaaggttctacttaaggtttcacccatgaagggtgtgatgagatttggaaagaagggcaagttgagtccaaggtacattggtcctttCGAGGTTGTGGAGCGTATTGGTAAGGTGGCAtatcagttggctttgccacctggGTTGTCAGGTGTCCAacctgtatttcatatttcaatgcttaagaagtatcatcagggtggtgatcacgtgattcaatgggattcagtgttacttgatcagaattttacttatgaggaggagccgatcaccattttggataggcaaattcggaATCTAAGGTCCAAAGAGATTGCTTCGgtaaaggttcagtggaagcatcgtccagtgGAGGAAGCTACATGGGAGATAGAGGcagacatgaggagtaaatatcctcatctttttgagcggtcaggttag